One region of Roseicitreum antarcticum genomic DNA includes:
- the lpxA gene encoding acyl-ACP--UDP-N-acetylglucosamine O-acyltransferase yields the protein MSRAETFIHPSAVIEPGAKIGAGCQIGPFSLIGPEVTLGAGVIVKSHAVITGWTDLGDDCVVFPFACVGEIPQDLKFAGERTRLIVGARCRIREGATLNTGTAGGGGVTRVGDDCLFMTGAHVGHDVQVGNGVILANQAALAGHCIIGDRVIIGGLSGVHQHVRVGAGAIIGAVTMVVSDVMPYGLVQGPRGVLDGLNLVGLKRRGLDRAEIGAMRAAYTELAREDGTLHERAQALHDTTDSAHIREMTGFLLADSGRHYLKPQ from the coding sequence ATGAGCAGGGCCGAAACCTTCATCCACCCCTCGGCCGTGATAGAGCCGGGGGCAAAGATCGGCGCGGGCTGTCAGATCGGTCCGTTCAGCCTGATCGGTCCCGAAGTGACCCTTGGCGCGGGGGTGATCGTCAAAAGTCACGCGGTCATCACCGGCTGGACCGACCTCGGAGATGATTGCGTGGTCTTTCCTTTCGCATGCGTGGGCGAGATCCCGCAGGACCTGAAATTCGCGGGCGAACGTACCCGGCTGATCGTCGGCGCGCGTTGCCGCATCCGCGAAGGCGCAACGCTGAACACCGGCACTGCAGGCGGCGGCGGCGTCACACGGGTGGGCGACGATTGCCTGTTCATGACCGGCGCGCATGTAGGCCATGATGTGCAGGTGGGCAATGGCGTGATCCTGGCCAATCAGGCCGCACTTGCCGGGCATTGCATCATTGGTGACCGGGTCATCATCGGCGGGCTGTCGGGCGTGCACCAGCATGTGCGCGTCGGCGCAGGCGCGATCATCGGCGCCGTGACGATGGTGGTCAGCGATGTGATGCCCTACGGTCTGGTGCAGGGACCGCGCGGGGTGCTGGATGGCCTGAATCTGGTCGGTCTGAAACGGCGCGGCCTTGACCGGGCCGAGATCGGCGCGATGCGCGCCGCTTATACCGAGCTGGCGCGCGAAGATGGCACGCTGCACGAGCGCGCGCAGGCGCTGCACGACACCACCGACAGCGCCCATATCCGCGAGATGACAGGGTTTTTGCTGGCCGATTCCGGGCGCCATTATCTGAAGCCGCAATAG
- a CDS encoding LpxI family protein: MNAADAAPPAKVALIAGGGALPAHLWAALNRADTPTLIATPEGGQNPDGLIGQEMTPFRLERLLPFLDNLVANGVSHVVFAGAVTRPRLDPALIDPKTATLLPRIMAALPQGDDATLREIIAMFEEWGLCVLSADQIAPDLLPPEGVLGDHQPDAGAKRDVARAKAIVQALGTVDVGQGCVVAQGLCLAVEALPGTDTMLAQVAAWREKGGRGGVFFKAPKPGQDRRIDLPVIGPDTLRAVHAAGLAGLAIVGGGVMLLDRARAVALADELGLFLWVTAP, from the coding sequence ATGAATGCTGCTGACGCCGCCCCCCCCGCAAAGGTCGCGCTGATCGCAGGCGGCGGTGCCCTGCCCGCGCATCTGTGGGCCGCGCTGAACCGGGCAGACACGCCCACGCTGATCGCCACACCCGAGGGGGGGCAAAACCCTGACGGGCTGATCGGGCAGGAAATGACGCCCTTCCGGCTGGAACGGCTGCTGCCGTTTCTGGACAATCTGGTGGCGAACGGCGTCAGCCATGTGGTGTTTGCGGGTGCCGTCACCCGCCCTCGGCTGGACCCCGCGCTGATCGACCCAAAGACCGCGACGCTGCTGCCGCGCATCATGGCGGCCCTGCCGCAGGGCGATGACGCCACCTTGCGCGAAATCATCGCGATGTTCGAGGAATGGGGGCTCTGCGTGCTTTCCGCCGACCAGATCGCCCCCGACCTGTTGCCGCCCGAGGGTGTGCTGGGCGACCACCAGCCCGATGCGGGCGCCAAACGCGATGTCGCACGCGCCAAGGCAATCGTGCAGGCGCTTGGCACCGTCGATGTCGGGCAGGGCTGCGTCGTAGCGCAGGGGCTTTGCCTTGCGGTCGAGGCGCTGCCGGGCACCGACACCATGCTGGCCCAAGTCGCCGCCTGGCGCGAAAAAGGCGGGCGCGGCGGCGTGTTTTTCAAGGCCCCGAAACCCGGGCAGGACCGCCGCATCGACCTGCCGGTGATTGGCCCGGACACGCTGCGCGCCGTCCATGCGGCGGGGCTGGCGGGGCTGGCCATCGTTGGGGGCGGCGTCATGCTGCTGGACCGGGCGCGGGCCGTGGCACTGGCGGATGAACTGGGCCTCTTCCTCTGGGTTACCGCGCCGTGA
- the lpxB gene encoding lipid-A-disaccharide synthase, with amino-acid sequence MKVFIIAGEPSGDALGAALMGALRMAAPEVRFDGVGGDAMIAEGLTSRFSMSDLSVMGLAEVLPKYRMLRARIAQCAAAIAETTPDLVLTIDSPDFCLRVLRLARAARPDLPTVHYVAPSVWAWRPGRAAKMAPLVDHVLALLPFEPPYMQAAGMSCDFVGHPVTTQPQASADEIAALRARLNMAPGAPLILALPGSRKGEITRLGPRFGAALRLLIPDHPDARVVVPTVSGSYDTARAVTADWPGAPILLDPRDAEAKRTAFGAADLALAASGTVSLELAASRTPMVIAYDFNALSRFILWRLVKLDTVTLVNLVSETRAVPEFLGRDCHPVHIAPALHQLLADPAARAQQLAAMDLTMARLGADGPPPAERAARSVLDFMRRKAGRPALPPQ; translated from the coding sequence GTGAAGGTGTTCATCATCGCCGGAGAGCCCTCAGGCGATGCGCTGGGGGCCGCCCTGATGGGCGCGCTGCGCATGGCCGCGCCTGAGGTCCGCTTTGACGGGGTCGGCGGCGATGCGATGATCGCCGAGGGGCTGACCAGCCGCTTTTCCATGTCCGACCTGTCGGTGATGGGGCTGGCCGAGGTCTTGCCGAAGTACCGCATGCTGCGCGCCCGTATCGCACAATGCGCCGCAGCGATTGCCGAAACCACGCCTGATCTGGTCCTGACCATCGACAGCCCGGATTTCTGCCTGCGGGTGCTGCGGCTGGCCCGCGCCGCACGGCCCGATCTGCCCACGGTGCATTATGTCGCGCCCTCGGTCTGGGCGTGGCGCCCGGGGCGGGCCGCGAAAATGGCGCCGCTTGTCGATCATGTGCTGGCGCTTTTGCCGTTTGAGCCGCCCTATATGCAGGCCGCAGGCATGAGCTGCGATTTCGTCGGCCACCCGGTCACCACCCAGCCGCAGGCCAGCGCGGACGAGATCGCAGCCTTGCGCGCCCGCCTGAACATGGCCCCGGGCGCGCCGTTGATCCTGGCGCTGCCCGGGTCGCGCAAGGGCGAGATTACGCGGCTTGGCCCCCGCTTTGGCGCGGCGCTGCGGCTCTTGATCCCCGATCATCCGGACGCGCGCGTCGTGGTGCCGACGGTCAGCGGCAGCTATGACACCGCGCGCGCCGTCACCGCAGATTGGCCCGGTGCGCCCATCTTGCTGGACCCACGCGACGCCGAGGCCAAGCGCACAGCCTTCGGGGCCGCCGATCTGGCGCTGGCGGCGTCGGGCACGGTGTCGCTGGAACTGGCCGCCAGCCGCACGCCCATGGTGATTGCCTATGATTTCAACGCATTGTCACGGTTCATCCTGTGGCGGCTGGTGAAGCTGGACACAGTCACCCTGGTCAACCTGGTGTCAGAGACCCGCGCGGTGCCGGAATTCCTGGGCCGCGACTGCCACCCCGTCCATATCGCCCCCGCGCTGCACCAACTGCTGGCCGACCCGGCGGCGCGTGCGCAACAACTGGCCGCGATGGACCTGACCATGGCGCGGCTGGGCGCTGACGGTCCGCCACCGGCCGAGCGGGCGGCGCGTTCGGTGCTGGATTTCATGCGCCGCAAAGCGGGCAGGCCCGCCCTGCCCCCGCAGTGA
- a CDS encoding lipoprotein-releasing ABC transporter permease subunit: MIAWRYLRARRAEGGVSVMTLISFLGIALAVFALIATLSVRSGFRAEFIDTILGANAHLTVYSAVHVSETGQTTRAIDDYDEQAERLAAVPGVTRVAPLIKGQVMVSNDSRNTGVEVFGIRAGDLETIPRVADPETGIGDLSRFNEGIAIGSGVARELNVVLGDRVRVISPDGVQTPFGTSPRVNAYEVVYIFTAGRYDIDRTRMYMPFAEAQSFFNRDGLADELEVMVAEPERIGQIELDLMRAAGERAMIWTWRDGASSFLRALDVEDNVMFVILSILVLIAAMNIISGLIMLVKNKGRDIGILRTMGLTEGSVLRVFFICGASVGVVGTACGVILGCVFAIYIDQIFSFVNYVAGGGVWDPSIRGIYALPAQLRLEDVLKAVGLSLGLSFIVTIFPARRAARMNPVEALRYE; encoded by the coding sequence ATGATTGCGTGGCGCTACCTGCGTGCACGGCGGGCCGAGGGCGGGGTCAGCGTGATGACCCTGATCTCTTTTCTGGGCATCGCGCTGGCGGTCTTTGCGCTGATCGCCACGCTGTCGGTACGTTCTGGATTCCGGGCTGAATTCATCGACACCATTCTGGGTGCGAACGCGCACCTGACCGTCTATAGCGCGGTCCATGTCTCGGAAACCGGGCAGACCACGCGCGCGATCGACGATTATGACGAACAGGCCGAACGACTGGCTGCCGTGCCGGGCGTGACCCGGGTCGCCCCCCTGATCAAGGGGCAGGTCATGGTCAGCAACGACAGCCGCAACACCGGGGTCGAGGTTTTCGGCATCCGCGCCGGGGATCTGGAGACCATTCCCCGCGTGGCCGACCCCGAAACCGGGATCGGCGATCTATCGAGGTTCAACGAGGGTATCGCCATCGGATCTGGCGTTGCGCGCGAACTGAACGTGGTGCTGGGCGACAGGGTGCGCGTCATCTCGCCCGACGGGGTGCAGACGCCCTTTGGCACCTCGCCGCGCGTCAACGCCTATGAGGTGGTCTATATCTTCACCGCCGGTCGCTATGACATCGACCGCACCCGCATGTACATGCCCTTTGCCGAAGCGCAGAGCTTTTTCAACCGCGACGGGCTGGCCGATGAGCTGGAGGTCATGGTGGCAGAACCCGAGCGCATCGGCCAGATCGAACTGGACCTGATGCGCGCCGCAGGTGAGCGCGCGATGATCTGGACATGGCGCGACGGCGCGTCCTCCTTCCTGCGCGCGCTGGATGTGGAGGATAACGTGATGTTCGTCATCCTGTCGATCCTGGTGCTGATCGCGGCGATGAACATCATTTCGGGGTTGATCATGCTGGTGAAGAACAAGGGCCGCGACATCGGCATCTTGCGCACCATGGGGCTTACCGAAGGCTCGGTCCTGCGGGTGTTCTTCATCTGCGGCGCGTCGGTGGGCGTGGTGGGCACGGCCTGCGGGGTGATCTTGGGCTGCGTATTCGCCATCTACATCGACCAGATCTTCAGCTTCGTGAACTATGTCGCGGGCGGTGGCGTGTGGGACCCGTCAATCCGGGGCATCTACGCCCTGCCCGCCCAACTGCGGTTGGAGGATGTGCTGAAAGCCGTCGGCCTGTCGCTGGGCCTGTCGTTCATCGTGACGATCTTTCCCGCGCGTCGCGCCGCCCGGATGAACCCTGTGGAGGCGCTGCGCTATGAATGA
- a CDS encoding ABC transporter ATP-binding protein, with the protein MNEPVLHLSNICKTYNAGRPGEVQVLRDASLTLAKGEVVALVAPSGAGKSTLLHIAGLLDSPDTGEVEINGVDLTGLGDATRTRARRAQVGFIYQFHHLLPEFSALENVVLPQLANGIAAAQATAHARDLLDRVGVGARASHRPAALSGGEQQRIAFCRAMANRPSLLLADEPTGNLDPETSDQVFGVLMDLVRDTGLSALIATHNMALAARMDRVLRLEGGEVSGAV; encoded by the coding sequence ATGAATGAACCGGTGCTGCACCTGAGCAATATCTGCAAGACCTACAATGCGGGCCGCCCCGGCGAAGTGCAGGTCCTGCGCGACGCTTCGCTGACGCTGGCCAAGGGCGAGGTCGTGGCGCTGGTCGCCCCGTCGGGCGCAGGCAAATCGACGCTGCTGCATATCGCGGGGCTGCTGGACAGCCCCGACACCGGCGAGGTCGAGATCAACGGCGTCGACCTGACCGGCCTCGGGGACGCCACCCGCACCCGGGCGCGGCGCGCGCAGGTAGGGTTCATCTACCAGTTTCACCACCTGCTGCCGGAATTCTCGGCGCTGGAAAACGTGGTGTTGCCGCAACTGGCAAATGGTATCGCGGCGGCGCAGGCCACCGCCCATGCGCGCGACCTGCTGGACCGCGTGGGCGTCGGCGCGCGCGCCAGCCACCGCCCCGCCGCCCTGTCAGGGGGCGAGCAACAGCGTATTGCGTTCTGCCGCGCCATGGCGAACCGGCCCAGCCTGCTGCTGGCGGATGAACCGACGGGCAATCTGGACCCCGAAACATCCGATCAGGTGTTTGGCGTCTTGATGGACCTGGTGCGCGATACCGGCCTGTCGGCCCTGATTGCCACGCATAACATGGCGCTGGCCGCACGGATGGACCGGGTGCTGCGGCTGGAAGGCGGCGAGGTGTCGGGCGCGGTTTAG